Within the Telopea speciosissima isolate NSW1024214 ecotype Mountain lineage chromosome 4, Tspe_v1, whole genome shotgun sequence genome, the region ATCTTGATACCGTATCATGGATACAATACAATCAAGGGGTCAAATGATCtaaaaaaactgtttttaaaaGAGAATCAAGGGCAAATTTGTCCGATATGACCGATCCTAAACCATATTGGTTTCTAGGTTGACTGATACACGTTCTGATACCATACACTAAAACcgtgggtggggtggggtggggtggggggggtgttTAATACCCAATGTTAAATTATATGTTGGACATACTTCTATCACTTTTTGTATCGACCCTCTTATACTCAGACTCGGCTCCTGTCAATCCGGATAGCAGtgctgcatgtgcagcacctGAGATGAGGTGGTGTACATTtactgccttacccctacccaaacgtcttgcccgagcaagggtaaggcggtcaatgtgCACCGCCTTACTCAAGTGCTGCACATGGTTGCacgctgcccggattgacaggatctttttcaTCTTATACTCTTTCTCATATAATTTTCCGAGCTTATGCGGATAGATTGCTCCCATTTTTCATAACAAACTTCGGCTGGTGTACTTGAGTCTGTAAGAGCATAAGGCTCTTCACCATAGATTGCCTAGTTGAGGTTCATGCACCCCAAGGGTAAGGGaaaccttcttcttccattccaaGTAGTTGTTTCCATTCAAGATagagaataaaaattaattatctaACAAGACtgcaaaaacaaataaatataaacATAATTACTATAACATGCTAAAACTTTATAATAAAAGTATCCCACGTTACTGTTTCGTGACAAAACAAAGTTGCATGCGGGCAAAAGCTTCAAGTTGCCATTGTTTGAAACTTTATAATGAAAAAATAGTCAAGTCTAATTCTAGTGTCAAACCTAGGTTTATTATAACTTACCTTGTGGGTTAAAGTTATAAATAACAATGGTCTGAGACTTTAATGATAAGACTAGAATGCATCATGTCAAGATAAACTTGCATGTGAGCTTAAATCTATCTTGGTGTTTATCACTCTTATCTCATTTCAATTTACATGAACACAAAAATAGCCACTTCTCTGTAGAGAATAGTATCATTTTAATTATACATTAGTTGCAATTTTATGATGTCTTTTCTCGTATTTAGAGAATTACTTGTGATATAGCTTTTATGGGATTTAATTAATGATAATAATGTGACAATTTTAATCCCTCTCATGACAATCTTGTAAATACACGACATTTAGActccatgatttttattttttttaaataaaagatgtCGGAATCAGTCTAAATTAAGCAACAATATGTGGAATTCTGTTACAATTTGAATTCTTACAAATATTAGGGAAACAAATAGTGCCTCGTGAAATGGAAGAGAGCCAGGTGGACATTTTCCATGTTCATTAATGGACAAAGAACATTAACCAGAACCGATCGGACGGCATCCACAGATGAAATGGAAGCAGAGCTATGTGGTATTCTTCAAGGATGGAAGAGAACGGTTGCGGAACATATCATCTTAAAGGAGATATGGTGCTGTAACAAACAACTTTTTGACCTTCTTACaactaaccccccccccccccctccccataaTCCTCTGAAATACTTTAACTAGTTTTTTGGAACTTGCTGAACTCACAAAGAACTTTAGTACTAACTTTTAAGTGGTGTCATACCCCCAAACATCTGTACaaactcctccccccccccccctcccatgGGCTTTAATATATGGTTAtgtttttcatcaaaaaaataaataaattagtgCCTCGTGACATTGTGTATTGTCATGAATTCAAAGGTCCTTATTCCACATAATAGAGTTCCTCGTGACGattcaaaaccaaataaattaatTGACATTTAATATGATTACAAGAACACAAAATAAGCATTACTTATGTTTCAAGCATTATATAAactgccaaaaaaaaaccattattaATAACCAAACAAGGTTTCAAATAACCAAATAACACTTTAAATACTGGAACAACATTTATCTTAAATGACCAAACAACACCTTAAAATAACTAAACATATGCAGATATGCTTAAATAAGCCCTTCTTGTGTCTGCCTGTCTGGGTGATAGGGCGCAATCACCGTAGTTTTTCAGTCTTCTTTTTtaagggggggaggagggggaaggTAAtagccaggagactcgaactcgagaccccctagtgagcatgggcatgaagtgcACCATAGCTCACCAATTGTGCTAGGCAGCTGTTGTTAGTTTGTCAGTCTTCTTTCTTCATAAGATTTTATATAACTTTTATGAttgcaaaaaatatatatatatatatggaggaTGTTCAACAATACTTCCTTCAAGTCATGCAATAGAGTGGGGATAGGGAATAGAAGTAGACGAGATTTAAATGTGAGATATTATATAAACTTGtagatttttgaaaaattaataaaatattaaggaTGTAAAGAGTTTCTTTTGGATTGTTCTCTTGACCAATCAtctagttttgccacatggatGAGTGATATGGCAAATATCTAGAAAATGGTATGGATCAACCATGTAACAtttcagactcaaattcaaCCATATATCTTTCCATTCATTGGGTATATTCCCTTATCTTTTgattcaccttttttttttattgtattttagaAAGTTTATTTTGCCATGTGGTCAACTCTgcttgggttgaaacttgacatatgagcaAAGAATGTTGGGTTCTATCCGTCCACAAAATTCTAGCTACATTGGACATTTCATGTGGTAGAAATAGAGGTACTATGAAGGAAACCTCTCGTGACACGCTGCCCTGAAAAATTAATCTATtgaaaagaaagggggggggggggggaataagaATATTGATCTAAAATTAAGGGAGGAATCCACATATCGTGATTTCAATGACATTAGTTCTTCTTAGTATAATAGGTATAGGAGAGGGTCTACATGTTACCCACATGTATTAGCATTTCCCACACCAAACCGATAGGCACAAGAGAGGGGAGTGCCTAATGATTCGTTTACAAGGAGATCACATagttagggaggagagagaggacagACTTatacatcatttttcaaaaGGTATAGTAATACTACATCATGGTTTGAGTCGTTTGACCCTCTCCAAGGCATGATTTGTAATGGaaaatttggattttgaaaagCTTATATTTTGTAATATAATCAATTCCGATtgaattgaaacttgacatatgaacAAAAGACCTTAGTTTTTACATGACAACAAAATTTCATCTACATTAAACTTGTCTCATTGTAGAAATAGATATGACGTGGAGAACCTCTCCTACCAAACTACCTTGAAAAACTAATCTCATGAAAAAGTTTggggaaaataataaatttaagaATGATGATTTGAAACTcttacccaacaaaaaaaaagggtttaaaAATTGGGAGAGAATTCTCATGGTTCTTGTACGAGAACCTGATCTGCACTCCTAGTTCTCCTAAATATGATATGATAGGAATGAACCGCATATATTGGCATCTTTCATGCCAAACCAATACATATATGGAAGAAAATACATATTCACATGGAGGTGAGAACAATGATCACCTTGCCTCCctacacaggctgcccatgtgcctgggtgtagCATGCGCTCtgacacagagaacaacacccctatatatatataagaaggGTCCACATaataaaggagagagagagagcatataCTACCCACAGTATGTAAATCATTTTCTATAAAAGTATAATAGAATATAATAAATATTACATCTTTGTTTGACCTTCTCCAGGGGTTTGACTTCAATAAGACtagttttttatgtttttttgtgtgtgtgtgtgggggtaaacaacagcaacaacaacactAGTGTCTCTTTTAGGATAAAAAAGGGTTATTAATACTACTATATATCTTGGTTTGAGGGTTGTCATAGTTATAAAAAAACTATGCCATTGTCATTACGCGGGGTTTTGGAGAATTATTGAAACATGTCAATTCAACATTAGACAGTTAACAATTTGTATTAAATCAGAAAACGTGATTTAAATGTcttaaattcaaaaaaaaataatatatatatatatatatatataataataagggGATCCAAGCTGTAATCACAAATGGAGAGACTAGTAATAGGAGTGAATCGTGTGGGGCCCTTGataccaatggttcaatttggAAGCGAGTTCCCACTTCTCAGACCAGAGCAGACCGTCCTTCCAGACGCCAGGCTGGTCCATGACAGTCATTGTCACTTCTTTTCATTGGATCCCTAGAGAGGCGAATAGGGTCACTCATTCTCTAACCAAGAAATTGCTATCTTTGGCAAGGAAGATAGTTTGACCTCCTTCCAATAGTTGGATCCTTGACATGTGTAATTAGGATCAACCGGTGCCTTTCTCTTCAATAAAATTTGctcttatcaaaaaaataaaaatcttgaCTCTATTCCACTATCTTCCAAACTAACCAGGATATTCATTCTGAGGGCTTGGGCCGCGTTGGActctttttggtcttttcacAGGTCCCACATCCAATGCCATGTGTCTATCACTCATCTGTCGTGTGTGTTGCCAGAGTGCTATCAGCTTATCCAGCATCACCGGCCCACGTGTACGAACACAATtacgtttttgtttttttaaatcacCGAGGAATTCACGAGGAAGCCGCCATTCTACCGAGAgatgggtcccacaaaactgAAACGCGGTGAGTGAGACCAGTCTACTTCACCGATCTACTTGCTGACTTGGTTACGAACTAAAACTGAAGCAAGAAAGGAATCATAAATCCACTATAACTAACTAATAAAACTACTCCAACTGTCACACCCTTAAATCCTCACGTGCAAAACGCGgctcctaatttttttttaataagccTTTTTTTCAATCCAAAATTACGCTATACCTAACAGTGACACGTGGTAGAATTAATATTTATATTTCACTTAAAATACCTTTCTGGGCCTTTTGGCTAAGATCAAGTGTAGTACAGACTTGAAAAGTAAAGAATGATTAAATCAACTAATAATAcagtctctgtctctcttttaaagaaaatataaaaagagaGATTAATAGTCTAAATTGAATTGTAAAAATCATGGAGGATAATAAGCTAATTTGGAAAAATCAAACGTCGCCGGCGGTAAAGGTTCAGTTGAAGTGGGCAATTCGCCGGAGACATTGGTCGTCGTCGTCATCATCCAACTCTGTAATGCGTTGTCGTCTTCAAATTCCAGCATTTCCCATAAATCCCTATCCCTTTTACTCCCGCTTGTAGTTCCCGCCACCGGCTTCTGCTGTTCCTCCACTACTGACCTGGGTTCTTCCTGCTGATGCAGCGGCGATTGGTTTTGGGGTTCTGAGTTCTGATAATCAGAGAATGAGAAATTGAGCTTCGCACGGGCACCGCGGAACTTAATGGCGGCTTTATCGTAAGCCATGGCAGCTTCTTCCGCAGTATCGAAGGTTCCAAGCCAAACACGAACAGCGCGATGAGGGTCTCTAATCTCCGCCGCCCATTTGCCCCATGGCCTCTGTCGAACACCCCGATAGTTCTTCTTCGTATTCTTCTTGCGAGTCTTCTTCTGAGGTTGTGAAACTCCGAAGAGATTGCAACCTAAGCAGCCGTCTATCTTGCATAATCCACACTTATCAGATTCTGGGAGCGGCAGAGGTATACTCTGTTCTTGATCAAGTTCAAGGCTTGATTTAATGATGATAGGGGAAGAAGATGTAGTGGCGGATGAGTTGACCAATGGTGGAAGAAGGAATTGTTGAACAATGTCTTCGCCGTCACTGCAGGTTCCACCGGAGATGACGTGCTTGAGAGCGGAGACGATGATGGAGGATTCTAATTCGCTGGTGAAAGgcaatgagagagagaatttaGGTCCGAATTCCTGTTTGACCTTTTTCGATGTTAGCTCCATTTCTTCAGTCATCAATTATTCTCTGTTCGTTAAATTGCAGGAGAAattgggagaaagagagagagaagatggagtGTTGTTGTTGCGAAGAGTCGAAGGTGGACTGCACGGAGGGAAGAGTGGCGTCTAGGTTGGGCGTTTTATAGTTTGCTACGCGTATTGCAGGGATAGAGAGAGTACGGAATAGGTCTACGTGGCAGCCAGGTCAACACAGTTCAAACGCGGGGTTGGGGAAGTTATTTTGCGGTTTTCTGAATGATTCGTCTGGCACGTGAGAAATGAAACGTGGGGTCTGTATATGTAGTTTTAGTGCGATAGTGGGGTCCAGCGATCCAAAGGGAAAGTACGCTTGACTTCATCGCTTACGTCATGGACGAAGGCTCTCTTTCGGCGCATCGGGAATGGAAATGATTGTCATTCGCATGTGACTTTTTATATGGGGCTTCCGAGAAGCCAAAGAGAGCAAAAGGCCCCCCAAATTCCCAATCATATCCGAACGGGGGGATCCAATAAAAGGTCAAATTTGATGACACCTGGATATAAAAAATTCGGGCTATAAGAAAtggataaaaaatataaataggaaaaat harbors:
- the LOC122659045 gene encoding ethylene-responsive transcription factor ERF109, which encodes MTEEMELTSKKVKQEFGPKFSLSLPFTSELESSIIVSALKHVISGGTCSDGEDIVQQFLLPPLVNSSATTSSSPIIIKSSLELDQEQSIPLPLPESDKCGLCKIDGCLGCNLFGVSQPQKKTRKKNTKKNYRGVRQRPWGKWAAEIRDPHRAVRVWLGTFDTAEEAAMAYDKAAIKFRGARAKLNFSFSDYQNSEPQNQSPLHQQEEPRSVVEEQQKPVAGTTSGSKRDRDLWEMLEFEDDNALQSWMMTTTTNVSGELPTSTEPLPPATFDFSKLAYYPP